In the Grimontia kaedaensis genome, one interval contains:
- a CDS encoding YjbH domain-containing protein yields the protein MRCTLFKLSTLSLALMHALPATANDLDFTPFTPTQSDFGGVGLMQMPTGRVAPEGEFSLGVTMNDDYRHYHSSLQLMPWLEATIRYTQVPDLLYSGDDSFSGDTYYTDKGIDVKVRLWEESYWLPETSIGLRDLGGTGLFDGEYIAASKHIGPFDFTAGIGWGYIGNRANLKGDTSLGDDCGRDTSYKGKGGSFDYARWFTGCMSVFGGVEYQTPWEPLSLKLEYDANDYKSDFIVTRSDKEMPQDSPFNVGAVYRFGNWGDIRASYERGNTWTVGFTLKTNFNTLAQNWIDTPTPAYNGAQGKSVEDIDWDRVAADLETIAGYGDTKVYADDESITVVGSQSKYRNRDFAHEKAAMILTNTGSKASTYHLVEQQANQTTIQTDIDASAYRKVANQEYVGASVTETTTRVNPESARGMLQTDTSKPWSVSVNPSLQQSIGGSEDFYLFNIGVTAGASYWLTDNIEFGGGVYVNLYDNYDKFKYDVPPDGTDLKRVRTLVRQYISDNTVRVSNLQLTAFDKFGDSFYVQAYGGYLETMFAGVGGEVLYRPLNSNWAFGLDMNYVAQRDPNSEFGIFTEEVHYDPITGRYYRVQTGTPTGHFTTYYRPEWSWFDDLLIKASVGQYLAEDKGVTLDVSKQFDSGVIAGAYLAKTNLSAEEFGEGSFNKGFYISIPFDIFTVKPSASRALIGWTPLSRDGGQMLGRKYSLYSMTDARYPNSEFTNR from the coding sequence ATGCGTTGTACCTTATTTAAGTTATCCACTCTTTCTCTGGCACTGATGCATGCTCTGCCTGCGACCGCAAACGATTTGGATTTCACGCCGTTCACCCCTACCCAAAGCGACTTTGGTGGTGTGGGCTTAATGCAAATGCCCACAGGCCGTGTGGCGCCGGAAGGTGAGTTTTCGCTCGGCGTGACCATGAATGACGATTACCGTCATTACCACAGTTCATTGCAGTTGATGCCTTGGCTTGAAGCGACGATTCGTTACACCCAAGTGCCTGACCTTCTCTATAGTGGTGATGATAGTTTCAGTGGTGACACCTACTACACCGACAAAGGCATTGATGTGAAAGTGCGCCTTTGGGAAGAAAGCTATTGGCTGCCGGAAACTTCAATTGGCCTCCGTGACCTTGGCGGTACCGGTTTGTTTGATGGCGAGTACATTGCTGCCAGCAAACACATAGGACCGTTTGATTTTACCGCAGGTATTGGCTGGGGTTATATCGGTAACCGCGCCAACCTGAAAGGTGACACATCACTCGGCGATGATTGCGGGCGTGATACCTCTTACAAAGGCAAAGGCGGCAGCTTTGACTATGCCCGATGGTTTACCGGTTGTATGTCTGTGTTTGGCGGCGTGGAATATCAGACCCCATGGGAGCCACTGAGCCTGAAGCTGGAATATGACGCGAACGACTACAAGAGTGACTTTATCGTTACCCGCTCCGACAAAGAGATGCCACAAGACTCTCCGTTTAACGTGGGTGCGGTTTACCGTTTCGGCAACTGGGGGGATATCCGCGCCAGCTATGAACGCGGGAATACCTGGACGGTGGGTTTTACTCTAAAAACCAATTTCAACACGCTGGCGCAAAACTGGATAGATACCCCAACGCCTGCATACAATGGTGCGCAGGGCAAATCCGTTGAAGACATTGATTGGGATCGCGTCGCGGCTGATCTGGAAACCATTGCAGGTTATGGCGACACCAAAGTGTATGCAGATGATGAAAGCATCACGGTAGTGGGTAGCCAATCTAAATACCGCAACCGCGATTTCGCCCATGAAAAAGCGGCGATGATTTTGACCAATACTGGCTCGAAAGCGTCGACTTATCATTTGGTAGAGCAACAAGCCAACCAAACCACCATTCAGACTGACATTGATGCGTCTGCCTACCGAAAAGTGGCTAATCAGGAATATGTTGGCGCAAGCGTGACGGAAACGACGACGCGCGTTAACCCTGAGTCTGCACGTGGCATGTTGCAAACTGATACCAGCAAACCTTGGTCAGTGAGTGTTAACCCAAGTCTTCAGCAATCGATCGGCGGCTCGGAAGATTTCTACCTGTTCAATATTGGCGTGACTGCCGGCGCGAGCTATTGGCTGACCGATAATATTGAATTTGGCGGCGGGGTTTACGTTAACCTTTACGACAACTACGACAAGTTTAAATATGACGTACCACCTGATGGTACAGACTTGAAACGCGTTCGTACGCTGGTTCGTCAGTACATTTCTGATAACACTGTTCGTGTGAGTAATCTTCAGTTAACGGCTTTTGATAAGTTTGGTGACAGTTTCTACGTTCAGGCATACGGCGGTTACCTGGAGACCATGTTTGCGGGTGTGGGTGGCGAAGTCTTGTATCGCCCTCTTAACAGCAACTGGGCTTTTGGCCTGGATATGAACTATGTGGCCCAGCGCGACCCGAATTCTGAGTTCGGCATTTTCACAGAAGAAGTACATTACGACCCAATTACAGGTCGTTACTACCGGGTACAAACTGGCACACCAACCGGTCATTTCACTACTTATTATCGCCCTGAGTGGAGCTGGTTTGATGATTTGCTGATTAAAGCAAGTGTCGGTCAGTACCTGGCGGAAGATAAAGGTGTGACGCTGGATGTTTCCAAGCAGTTTGATAGCGGCGTAATTGCAGGTGCTTACCTCGCGAAAACTAACCTGTCAGCGGAAGAGTTTGGTGAAGGTAGCTTTAACAAAGGCTTCTACATTTCGATTCCTTTCGACATCTTTACCGTCAAACCAAGTGCCAGCCGTGCACTGATTGGCTGGACACCACTTTCCCGCGATGGTGGTCAAATGCTGGGCAGGAAGTACAGCCTTTACAGCATGACGGATGCGCGTTACCCGAATTCGGAGTTTACGAATAGGTAA
- a CDS encoding capsule biosynthesis GfcC family protein yields MKAYFSSIRWCIVLALLAVSTVAHTAEQTLLTVKTAADDKRVYHVTFDGAPRVSQVVSQGATVVRANANHILAHNTDTIFWQGAGLFDKANSADLNTLKARIENQLDTLKGKWKDDAEKLGAVSTLSNFLTSSTFASRISVTLDEDFYLAGSKVNPLVRGDLMLLLPRRPNNVWIIGAVTKTTDADFSPVYIAHDYLGTADTLNTFGISEVFVVQPNGELETHPVAYWNEVPKNVAPGAVIFVPFQGLPSEFSSLNRDIPRLLQHRVM; encoded by the coding sequence ATGAAAGCTTACTTTTCTTCGATCCGTTGGTGCATTGTGTTGGCGTTGCTTGCTGTTTCTACCGTCGCTCACACCGCAGAACAAACTCTGTTGACGGTAAAAACCGCAGCGGATGACAAACGTGTTTATCACGTCACGTTTGATGGCGCGCCCCGCGTTTCACAAGTGGTGTCGCAAGGCGCTACCGTGGTTCGGGCGAACGCGAATCATATTCTTGCCCACAATACCGATACCATTTTCTGGCAAGGCGCGGGGTTGTTTGATAAAGCTAATTCCGCTGATCTCAACACGCTGAAAGCCCGCATTGAAAATCAATTAGATACGCTCAAAGGGAAGTGGAAGGACGATGCAGAAAAACTTGGTGCTGTTTCTACCCTTTCTAACTTCCTTACATCATCGACATTTGCTTCCCGAATTTCAGTGACGCTGGATGAAGATTTTTATCTTGCGGGTAGCAAGGTGAACCCTTTGGTTCGTGGCGATCTCATGCTGCTCCTTCCTCGCCGGCCAAACAATGTTTGGATAATCGGCGCAGTGACCAAAACCACTGACGCTGATTTTTCGCCTGTTTATATAGCGCATGATTATCTCGGAACTGCTGACACCTTAAATACCTTTGGGATCAGTGAAGTTTTTGTGGTTCAGCCAAATGGCGAGCTTGAAACCCACCCAGTGGCCTATTGGAATGAAGTGCCAAAGAATGTGGCACCGGGCGCTGTGATTTTTGTGCCTTTCCAGGGTTTACCCTCTGAGTTTTCTTCTCTTAACCGCGATATTCCGCGTCTTCTTCAACATCGGGTTATGTAG
- a CDS encoding YjbF family lipoprotein produces the protein MKNCNYGVKAIALIGAAIALSGCSQRFQDVQDTMSLALFGHDDVVISADKVNDLPYASLYAKTEKSGQAFMVLGYANPSMSNLAEPTQGFQLKWLSANNEMLVTEYGRIVKTVNLHGGNLSASYSHQADPLALGLLKSATPQVWKRKVDWQPGNHVGYTLESRFQLQGEHTLLINEKPVSTLHFIEYVRAPQLDISFENEFWLKPDSGKVVASIQTPAPGMPSIELTLLKPFSGGK, from the coding sequence ATGAAAAATTGTAATTACGGTGTAAAAGCCATTGCGCTAATAGGTGCAGCCATTGCCCTTTCTGGCTGCAGTCAAAGATTTCAGGATGTGCAAGACACGATGTCGCTCGCATTATTCGGACATGACGATGTGGTGATTTCGGCAGATAAAGTCAATGACCTTCCTTATGCCAGCCTGTATGCCAAAACGGAAAAAAGTGGTCAGGCATTTATGGTGTTGGGTTATGCCAACCCAAGCATGTCGAACCTTGCCGAACCTACCCAGGGTTTTCAGTTGAAATGGCTTTCTGCCAACAATGAAATGCTGGTGACCGAATACGGTCGCATTGTGAAAACGGTGAACCTTCACGGCGGTAACCTTTCGGCCAGCTATTCACACCAAGCCGATCCTTTGGCATTGGGTTTACTGAAAAGTGCCACCCCACAAGTGTGGAAGCGAAAAGTGGATTGGCAACCGGGCAACCATGTCGGCTACACACTGGAATCGCGCTTTCAGCTTCAAGGCGAGCACACCCTGCTGATTAATGAAAAGCCGGTTTCGACGCTGCACTTTATTGAGTATGTGCGCGCTCCTCAGCTTGATATCTCCTTTGAAAACGAATTTTGGTTAAAGCCTGATTCCGGCAAGGTGGTTGCCAGCATTCAAACCCCTGCCCCTGGCATGCCAAGCATTGAGCTTACGCTGCTGAAGCCCTTTTCAGGAGGCAAGTAA
- a CDS encoding porin family protein → MVKRLTNPVAVASLLVATLTAPQAAADVYAGAMAGFSNVEYATAPNDTLTEASPILLQAQAGYFFNDYLALEGRFGTSLKRTGGIAVNSLASGYVKGNIPVTNQIAMYALAGYVAADIDHHGTGSVSDSGFSFGLGAHYALSSETAVTLEFVNAPISDNLGVSALNLGFQYRF, encoded by the coding sequence ATGGTGAAGCGATTGACAAACCCTGTTGCAGTGGCCTCTTTGCTGGTTGCAACCCTGACAGCCCCCCAAGCGGCAGCTGACGTTTATGCCGGTGCTATGGCAGGTTTCAGCAATGTCGAATACGCCACGGCACCAAACGACACTTTGACCGAGGCCAGCCCAATCTTGCTGCAAGCTCAGGCGGGGTACTTCTTTAATGATTACCTAGCGTTAGAGGGTCGTTTTGGTACCTCACTAAAACGCACCGGCGGTATTGCAGTAAACAGTCTGGCTTCAGGTTATGTGAAAGGAAACATTCCGGTCACCAACCAAATCGCCATGTACGCTTTGGCAGGTTATGTGGCGGCAGACATTGACCACCACGGAACAGGCTCAGTCTCTGATAGCGGTTTCAGTTTTGGTTTGGGTGCGCACTATGCACTGAGCAGTGAAACGGCCGTGACATTGGAATTTGTGAATGCCCCAATCAGTGACAACTTGGGTGTAAGCGCATTAAACCTGGGCTTCCAATACCGCTTCTAA
- a CDS encoding SLBB domain-containing protein, which translates to MTFRLNKLACVGAVLVLSLLPITVAAQAPTAAQLEMFKSLPADQQQALAKQYGISLPTGGQAAQTFETTQVVAPRPASGQKTQSKQKSAAQSETNLERFGLSLFAGSPTTFAPMSDVPVPSDYQVGPGDEIVIQLFGKENNTHRLRVNREGVVNFPSLGPVQVAGMSFSEVRESLTKRVNEQMIGVRSDISMGEMRSMQIFVMGDAYKPGAYSVSALTTISQAIYYSGGFSDSGALRNVQLKRNGKLIRTLDMYDLLLKGDSRNDVRLQPGDTVFIGPVKNTVTINGEINRPAVYEVKRGETYADMLQMAGGLTANALGEFVVVKRPAAGGMRDVLTLDLTDRSGLSVQIKNGDNIEIAKRSNELKHFVQLEGDVLQPSYTQWKKNMRISDLFTSIDSAFNASADLNYALVVREINPQRDIRVLQFSLANAILNPASQDNLKLNSRDRVLVFNRFDGRALNDLSEKQETAKTLEQAKAQASEEQKLENQALDGSEKFNAKAFKLIHQGKEITQAQFDKMRLTTRTTLLAPVLLKLQQQSVYGAPALIAEVVGEVKNPGRYPISDKNTVKDLVTAAGGLTAEAYVLNAELARTVVNSESQRASVQISQLNLGNAILGDANENLTIAPRDRLNVLEQPGVKEQNTVVLKGEVRFPGTYAVSKGDTLQDIIQRAGGLTEFANPQGAIFTREALRLQEQKLLEDYAAEIRKETAKKTFHRDSNMSSMITNPDKTLAFVEEASKSKALGRMVVELDEVIEGNRAADFMLEDGDFLFVPTYRNTVSVMGEVQVAITYLRDNKLDVDDYINKAGGMKKQADEDRIFVVRADGSVFKPNSGYWFGNKSEALKAGDTIIVPLDTDYRDALSVWTAATQILYQTGVAVNALK; encoded by the coding sequence ATGACTTTTCGACTCAATAAACTGGCCTGCGTGGGTGCAGTCTTGGTTTTATCTTTGCTGCCAATCACGGTAGCTGCGCAAGCCCCGACCGCCGCGCAACTGGAAATGTTCAAAAGCCTGCCGGCTGATCAACAGCAAGCACTGGCAAAACAATACGGCATCAGCCTTCCAACGGGCGGTCAGGCAGCGCAAACCTTTGAAACCACACAAGTGGTCGCCCCTCGTCCTGCTTCTGGCCAAAAAACACAATCCAAACAAAAAAGCGCAGCACAGAGTGAAACTAACCTGGAAAGATTTGGCCTTTCCCTGTTCGCAGGTTCACCAACCACGTTTGCGCCAATGAGCGATGTGCCGGTGCCTTCTGACTACCAAGTCGGCCCGGGTGATGAAATCGTTATTCAACTGTTCGGTAAAGAAAACAATACCCACCGTCTGCGTGTAAACCGTGAAGGTGTGGTGAACTTCCCGTCACTTGGCCCCGTGCAAGTGGCAGGCATGAGCTTTAGTGAGGTGCGTGAATCGCTAACCAAACGTGTTAACGAACAAATGATTGGTGTGCGCAGCGACATTTCCATGGGTGAAATGCGCAGTATGCAAATCTTCGTGATGGGTGATGCCTACAAGCCAGGTGCTTATTCAGTCAGCGCCCTGACCACCATTTCTCAGGCAATTTATTACAGCGGCGGCTTTAGCGATTCTGGTGCACTGCGTAATGTGCAACTGAAACGTAACGGCAAACTTATCCGCACCTTGGATATGTATGACCTACTGCTGAAAGGCGATTCACGCAACGATGTGCGCCTGCAACCGGGTGATACCGTGTTTATCGGCCCAGTTAAAAACACCGTAACCATTAATGGTGAAATCAACCGCCCTGCAGTGTATGAAGTGAAGCGCGGCGAAACGTATGCCGACATGTTGCAAATGGCCGGTGGCCTGACCGCAAATGCACTGGGTGAATTTGTGGTAGTGAAGCGACCAGCCGCTGGAGGTATGCGCGATGTGCTGACGCTGGACTTAACTGACCGCTCAGGCCTATCCGTTCAAATCAAAAATGGCGATAACATCGAAATCGCCAAGCGCAGCAACGAGCTGAAGCACTTTGTACAACTGGAAGGTGATGTACTTCAGCCGAGCTACACCCAATGGAAGAAAAACATGCGCATCAGCGACCTGTTTACTTCGATTGATTCTGCCTTTAACGCGTCTGCTGACCTCAACTATGCATTGGTGGTAAGGGAAATTAACCCACAACGCGATATTCGAGTGCTCCAATTTAGCTTGGCAAATGCGATTTTGAACCCGGCAAGCCAAGACAATCTCAAACTGAATTCCCGCGACCGTGTGTTAGTGTTCAACCGTTTTGATGGCAGAGCCCTGAACGATTTAAGCGAGAAACAGGAAACGGCAAAAACGCTGGAACAAGCCAAGGCGCAAGCTTCAGAAGAACAGAAATTAGAAAATCAAGCGTTAGACGGTTCTGAAAAATTCAATGCCAAGGCATTTAAGCTTATCCATCAAGGCAAAGAAATTACACAGGCGCAGTTTGACAAAATGCGTTTGACCACACGAACAACGCTTCTTGCCCCTGTATTGCTAAAACTACAACAGCAATCGGTATATGGTGCGCCAGCGCTGATTGCAGAAGTGGTAGGTGAAGTGAAAAACCCAGGCCGCTACCCAATCTCCGACAAAAACACCGTCAAAGATTTGGTTACAGCGGCAGGCGGCCTGACTGCTGAAGCCTATGTGCTTAATGCAGAACTGGCGCGCACTGTAGTAAACAGTGAAAGCCAGCGCGCAAGTGTTCAGATTTCACAGCTGAACTTAGGCAATGCCATTTTAGGCGACGCGAATGAAAACTTAACCATTGCACCGCGTGATCGCCTGAACGTACTGGAACAGCCTGGCGTGAAAGAGCAAAACACCGTGGTACTAAAAGGTGAAGTGCGCTTCCCTGGTACCTACGCGGTCAGCAAAGGCGACACGCTGCAAGATATTATTCAGCGTGCTGGTGGCTTAACCGAATTTGCCAACCCGCAAGGGGCCATCTTCACCCGTGAAGCACTGCGCCTCCAAGAGCAAAAATTGCTGGAAGATTACGCCGCAGAAATTCGCAAAGAAACCGCGAAAAAGACATTCCACCGCGACAGCAACATGAGCTCGATGATCACTAACCCAGACAAGACGCTGGCGTTTGTAGAAGAGGCGAGCAAAAGCAAAGCCCTTGGCCGCATGGTCGTTGAGCTTGATGAAGTGATTGAAGGTAACCGCGCAGCAGACTTTATGTTGGAAGATGGCGACTTCCTATTTGTACCAACCTACCGCAATACAGTCTCTGTGATGGGTGAAGTACAAGTGGCAATCACATACCTGCGCGACAACAAACTGGATGTCGACGATTACATCAACAAAGCCGGCGGCATGAAAAAACAAGCGGATGAAGACCGTATCTTCGTGGTACGTGCAGACGGCTCAGTCTTCAAACCAAACAGCGGTTACTGGTTTGGAAACAAAAGCGAAGCGCTAAAAGCAGGCGACACCATCATCGTCCCACTTGACACCGACTACCGCGATGCACTCAGCGTATGGACTGCCGCAACGCAGATCCTTTACCAGACAGGTGTAGCGGTGAATGCGCTCAAGTAA